Genomic DNA from Gimesia aquarii:
GTGGACGTAATTTGATGTACCATCAAGCGGATCAATCACCCAACGATAGTCAGATTCTCCCTCCTGGTGAGCCAGTCCCTCTTCGCCTAACATATGATGAGATGGAAACTGCTGGCTGATATGTTCTACAATTGCCGTTTGTGATGCAAAATCAGCATCCGTTACCAGGTCGGCTCTTCCTTTTTCAGAGACTTGGAACTTGTCAACCCAATCCAGCAGGCATTTTGCTCCCAGTCGGGCAGCAGTCTCAGCAGTTTTTATCAATTCAGTGGAATTCAATGTGATACCTTCCTTGAAACGTGTTTTGAGCCGTTGTCCACATAGATCTCAAATCAGATTCCGAATGCCAATTCATGATGTCGCATTAGAATCAGATAAAGTCCTCAGAAAAACGTACCATTTTTTGGGTTATTACAATTATTCAATCTAATGCTATTCTAAGAATCTCATAACTGATCGTGAACCATCAGCATTTTGAATCTGTAATTCTTTTCCACCTTCATCGAATACTCAAAACTCCCTGCCTATCTGAAACACACATTCTCTGACTTCAATGATAGCAACCGCTTACGTTATTTTGCCGGGTCTATTTCACTAGTCCTAAGATTTATCTGCTGATTGGCTTGTCACCACGCAAACTATGACAGACAGATTGTAACGATTTTCACGATTGAACTAAGTAATACGATTGTAACTGATCTATCAATTCCATTAATCGGTGTTGCGTATTGCAAACAGTAAAGGAAGTCAACATGCGGAAATTTTTCAGATAAAATGCATCGGGTAAGAAACATGATGTATATTTTCAACACCTAGTAATAGGTACCAAATTGATGCACTCATATTGCTACCCATCAGTCACGGTAGAAATTTCATAACAAACAAATCTGATTGAAAAGACACCAAATGGATTTTCCGTTAACACAGCTCTCACTATATGTCATGGCAATAAGTGTGGGGATTTTCACAGTCATTGCAGCCATCACGGACCTCAAAGCGAGAAAAATCTATAACGTATTAACCGTCCCTTTCTTTGTTCTTGGTATTGTTTATCAAGCGGTTTTCAATGGCTGGGAAGGTTTGATGTATGGTGGATTAGGTTTTCTGGCAGGGTTTGGATCATTTTTCCTGATCTGGATCGTGGGTAGTGGTGCTGCCGGAGACGTGAAAATGATGGGCGCCTTATCTGTTTGGTTAGGTTTTAAAGCGACACTTGCTGTCATGATTGTTGGTACGGTCTTTGTGCTGTTTGGCTCATTTGCAATATTGTTCTGGAGTGTGATTACAAAGGGTACACGTAAAACGAAAGAAACCTATCTGGCAACTGGTAAGACCTTAAAGAGTAAAAAGAAACAGAAACCTGAAACAAGGGAACAAAAGCAAAAGAGAGGCCTGATGCCTTTTGCACTTCCTGTTGTATTGGCAACCTGGAGTGTGACGACCTGGATGGTGGTTAAATCTGTAGTACTCCAGTAGAGATCGTCTGCAGGAAAAAAAGAGATAAGAAAAACCGATGAAAGAATTCGACTATGAAATTCAAACGAATTCATAAAAGAACTAAGAAGCAAACAAAGCGAAGCGGGTTTCTGAGTATGGAACTCGTGTTGGTACTACCAATCTTCGGAATTGTTTTGTTTGCACTTTTGGAGTTTACACTCCTTTTTTACGCTCGCGCGGATGTAGTTGAAGCCAGCCGCATTGGTGCTCGCCTGGCAACGTTACCAGGTGTAACACAGGAAAATGTAGAACAAGAAGTACTCAAAATACTTCCACCACAATTAGGTCAAGGGGCTGTAATCCAAACTGAGCTGGGAGAA
This window encodes:
- a CDS encoding A24 family peptidase produces the protein MDFPLTQLSLYVMAISVGIFTVIAAITDLKARKIYNVLTVPFFVLGIVYQAVFNGWEGLMYGGLGFLAGFGSFFLIWIVGSGAAGDVKMMGALSVWLGFKATLAVMIVGTVFVLFGSFAILFWSVITKGTRKTKETYLATGKTLKSKKKQKPETREQKQKRGLMPFALPVVLATWSVTTWMVVKSVVLQ
- a CDS encoding TadE/TadG family type IV pilus assembly protein, with protein sequence MKFKRIHKRTKKQTKRSGFLSMELVLVLPIFGIVLFALLEFTLLFYARADVVEASRIGARLATLPGVTQENVEQEVLKILPPQLGQGAVIQTELGEHAGDVVTVAVSIPMSLASPNLLWPIGYDLTEQNLYSETRMIKE